From Streptomyces sp. NBC_00775, one genomic window encodes:
- a CDS encoding sensor histidine kinase, translating into MTAPTPSGERPTLRAVAPAPLIAAVPAALAVAVAVALAPDSVRTPLAWGAGAAAVLLCAAVAVAARATQTAKLVRRRLDAVTQDAGRLLQERARLAEEFRQERARLADDSARERGRLTEAAARERAQLTESAAQERARLTEEFTAERQHLTGERARLAEENVRLTERARRATGDRAAAISATANAAGRMQALATGMLADLRTMEERHSDEEVLADLLHLDHRTAQAGRLADSVAVLTGARSGRRWARPIVMESILRGAMGRIGGYQRVRVHSASDAAVAGHAAEGVMHALAELLDNAANFSPPTAEVHVYVEEVPAGVIVSVEDSGLVMGDVQLRRAERAVSGDAGSTAELGGLTGTRLGLAVVGRLARKHGLKVSFRPSARGGTGVLVLIPQDLLTLATAPLPADPEQTVPASTPPKPRALNDDEDYAVEPLLRATRQSEASSASPASPASEASQVSYAAARAAGDLDPDPVPTHGSPRHEPVPPAADNLPKRRRGRTLAHAERSRTHATPPQADPEPRTTDTSKARTAARFSSFRQAVRGTAAGAEDAVRDAAGQEEAVQDAVQDKEAVRADEAVRDTAPATPSNSQPQPHSHAHPEGDTTP; encoded by the coding sequence ATGACCGCCCCCACCCCCTCCGGCGAACGACCCACCCTCCGCGCCGTCGCGCCCGCTCCGCTGATCGCCGCCGTCCCGGCCGCGCTCGCGGTGGCCGTCGCGGTCGCCCTGGCGCCCGACTCGGTGCGCACACCCCTCGCCTGGGGCGCGGGCGCGGCCGCGGTGCTGCTGTGCGCGGCCGTCGCGGTGGCCGCCCGCGCCACGCAGACGGCGAAACTGGTACGCCGCCGTCTCGACGCCGTGACCCAGGACGCCGGACGGCTCCTTCAGGAACGGGCCCGGCTGGCCGAGGAGTTCCGTCAGGAGCGGGCCCGGCTGGCCGACGACTCCGCCCGCGAGCGGGGCCGCCTGACCGAGGCGGCGGCACGGGAACGCGCGCAGCTGACGGAGTCCGCGGCGCAGGAACGCGCCCGCCTCACGGAGGAGTTCACCGCCGAGCGGCAGCACCTCACCGGCGAACGCGCCCGCCTCGCCGAGGAGAACGTCCGGCTGACGGAGCGCGCCCGGCGGGCCACCGGTGACCGCGCCGCCGCCATCTCCGCGACCGCCAACGCGGCGGGCCGGATGCAGGCCCTGGCCACCGGCATGCTCGCCGACCTGCGCACCATGGAGGAGCGGCACTCCGACGAGGAGGTCCTCGCCGACCTCCTCCACCTCGACCACCGCACCGCACAGGCCGGCCGCCTCGCCGACTCCGTCGCCGTTCTCACCGGCGCGCGCTCGGGCCGCCGCTGGGCACGCCCCATCGTCATGGAGTCGATCCTGCGCGGCGCGATGGGCCGCATCGGCGGCTACCAGCGCGTGCGCGTGCACTCCGCCAGCGACGCCGCCGTCGCCGGACACGCCGCCGAGGGCGTCATGCACGCCCTCGCCGAACTCCTCGACAACGCCGCGAACTTCTCGCCGCCGACCGCCGAAGTACATGTGTACGTCGAGGAGGTGCCGGCCGGCGTCATCGTCTCCGTCGAGGACAGCGGCCTGGTCATGGGCGACGTCCAGCTGCGCCGCGCCGAGCGCGCGGTGTCCGGGGACGCCGGCAGCACCGCCGAGCTCGGCGGGCTCACCGGCACCCGGCTCGGCCTCGCGGTGGTCGGCCGACTCGCCCGCAAGCACGGTCTGAAGGTGTCCTTCCGCCCCTCCGCGCGCGGCGGCACGGGCGTCCTGGTGCTCATCCCCCAGGACCTCCTCACGCTTGCGACCGCCCCCCTGCCGGCGGACCCCGAGCAGACGGTGCCGGCTTCGACTCCCCCGAAGCCCCGAGCCCTCAACGACGACGAGGACTACGCCGTGGAGCCCCTGCTCCGGGCAACCCGGCAGTCCGAGGCCTCCTCTGCCTCCCCTGCCTCCCCGGCTTCCGAGGCTTCCCAGGTGTCGTACGCCGCCGCCCGCGCCGCCGGCGACCTCGACCCGGACCCGGTCCCCACCCACGGCTCGCCCCGGCACGAGCCGGTTCCCCCGGCGGCCGACAACCTCCCCAAGCGCCGCCGCGGCCGCACCCTCGCGCACGCCGAGCGCAGCCGCACGCACGCCACGCCGCCCCAGGCCGACCCGGAACCCCGTACCACCGACACCTCCAAGGCGAGGACGGCGGCCCGCTTCAGCAGCTTCCGCCAGGCGGTACGCGGCACGGCGGCGGGCGCCGAGGACGCCGTACGAGACGCAGCAGGACAAGAAGAAGCCGTACAGGACGCCGTACAGGACAAGGAAGCCGT